Proteins encoded within one genomic window of Hevea brasiliensis isolate MT/VB/25A 57/8 chromosome 8, ASM3005281v1, whole genome shotgun sequence:
- the LOC131182424 gene encoding NAC transcription factor 29-like: MEVTQPQSNASVTTTRQPRTDPINDNNRKNFIDIDYFNSFPPGYRFRPLDGELVVHYLKNKIANQPLPPNKIMEVKLYEYNPEKLAGSLIFNTTYFHAYAYIYAMILGVLAMWGDRMVFFTPRDKRYPNGSRPKRDAGGGYWKATGGDKAVKYKGAVVGYRKALVFYMGKPPNGTKTNWIMHEYRVSDAPPRIKTSADDMRLDNVVLCKIYMRDAKDNLRSRLSNEEQSAELDDQTADVVRDVDKNSDPPAYTNALNDNKQIVSIPIQENPSAFYEDPPYVPINNHDHHQAMLEAANYQRAMFAAANYGSYRTYATGMTPPMPEPVQIYPPEDIQIHPTEDIQMQPTEDIVSKYLNENSCEFELSLSPDDWDIISNCLL; encoded by the exons ATGGAGGTGACACAGCCGCAGTCCAATGCTTCTGTTACCACTACTCGTCAACCTCGAACAGACCCCATCAATGACAACAACAGAAAGAACTTcattgatattgattattttaattCTTTTCCACCCGGGTATAGGTTTCGCCCTTTGGACGGAGAGCTTGTCGTTCATTACTTGAAAAACAAGATAGCCAATCAACCCTTGCCTCCAAACAAGATCATGGAGGTTAAACTTTATGAGTACAATCCCGAGAAGCTTGCAGGTTCTTTGATCTTTAACACAACCTATTTCCATGCTTATGCATATATTTACGCGATGATTTT AGGAGTATTGGCAATGTGGGGAGACAGAATGGTATTTTTTACACCAAGGGACAAGAGATATCCAAATGGAAGTAGACCAAAACGAGATGCCGGTGGTGGATACTGGAAGGCAACTGGAGGGGATAAAGCTGTTAAATATAAGGGTGCTGTGGTTGGATATAGGAAGGCACTTGTTTTCTACATGGGAAAGCCTCCAAATGGTACAAAGACTAACTGGATTATGCATGAATATAGGGTCAGTGATGCCCCTCCAAGAATCAAAACAAGTGCCGATGATATGAgg TTGGATAATGTGGTTTTATGCAAGATATATATGAGGGATGcgaaagacaatttgagaagtcgACTTTCAAATGAGGAACAATCTGCAGAGTTAGATGATCAAACTGCTGATGTTGTTAGGGATGTTGACAAAAATAGCGATCCTCCAGCCTACACAAACGCCCTTAATGACAATAAGCAAATTGTTTCAATCCCAATCCAAGAGAATCCAAGTGCATTTTATGAAGATCCTCCTTATGTTCCAATCAACAATCATGATCATCACCAAGCAATGTTAGAAGCTGCCAATTATCAACGAGCAATGTTTGCAGCTGCCAACTATGGATCTTATCGAACTTATGCTACTGGTATGACACCACCAATGCCTGAACCTGTTCAGATATATCCCCCAGAGGACATCCAGATACATCCCACAGAGGACATCCAGATGCAACCCACAGAGGACATCGTATCTAAATATCTGAATGAGAATTCTTGTGAGTTCGAGCTATCACTATCACCGGATGATTGGGATATTATTTCCAATTGTCTACTATAG